A genomic window from Streptomyces broussonetiae includes:
- a CDS encoding ATP-binding cassette domain-containing protein, producing the protein MIEAQQLTKRYGEKTAVDRLDFTVKPGTVTGFLGPNGAGKSTTMRMIVGLDAPTSGSVTVNGRPYARHRAPLQEVGALLEAKSIHPGRSAYHHLRTLALTHGIPRSRVDEVIDLAGLGSVAKKRAGAFSLGMGQRLGIAAALLGDPWTVMLDEPVNGLDPEGVLWIRNLLKALADEGRTVFVSSHLMSEMALVADHLIIVGRGRLLADTTVPDLIREAGGDTVKVVTQDPARLRDVLAGPGVDVTGRIGSEELQVTGLSAREIGLKAAEHGIALFELSPRTVSLEEAFMNLTKDAVEYHGSTTATQTLETAGSPA; encoded by the coding sequence ATGATCGAGGCACAGCAGCTGACCAAGAGGTACGGCGAGAAGACGGCCGTCGACCGGCTGGACTTCACGGTCAAGCCCGGCACCGTGACCGGATTCCTCGGCCCCAACGGCGCCGGGAAGTCCACGACCATGCGCATGATCGTCGGGCTCGACGCCCCGACCAGCGGCTCCGTCACGGTCAACGGCCGGCCCTACGCCCGGCACCGGGCACCCCTTCAGGAGGTCGGGGCACTTCTGGAGGCCAAGTCGATCCACCCGGGCCGCTCGGCCTACCACCATCTGCGCACGCTCGCGCTGACCCACGGCATTCCCCGGAGCCGGGTGGACGAGGTCATCGACCTCGCCGGCCTCGGCAGCGTGGCGAAGAAGCGCGCCGGTGCCTTCTCGCTCGGCATGGGCCAGCGGCTCGGCATCGCGGCCGCACTGCTCGGCGACCCCTGGACGGTGATGCTGGACGAGCCGGTCAACGGGCTGGACCCGGAAGGCGTGCTCTGGATCCGCAACCTGCTGAAGGCGCTCGCCGACGAGGGCCGGACCGTGTTCGTGTCGTCCCACCTGATGAGCGAGATGGCTCTGGTGGCGGACCACCTCATCATCGTGGGGCGCGGCCGGCTGCTGGCCGACACCACGGTGCCGGACCTCATCCGCGAGGCGGGCGGTGACACCGTCAAGGTCGTCACGCAGGACCCCGCCCGGCTGCGGGACGTGCTGGCCGGGCCCGGCGTCGACGTCACCGGACGCATCGGTTCCGAGGAACTCCAGGTCACCGGCCTGAGCGCCCGTGAGATCGGCCTCAAGGCGGCCGAGCACGGCATCGCGCTGTTCGAGCTGAGCCCGCGGACGGTGTCGCTGGAGGAAGCGTTCATGAACCTGACCAAGGACGCCGTGGAGTACCACGGCTCCACGACCGCCACCCAGACCCTGGAGACCGCCGGGAGCCCCGCATGA
- a CDS encoding type 1 periplasmic-binding domain-containing protein, with the protein MTADSTTGARAGARSTCRLTALFASDDRTALGALRAVQETGPVSHDGIDDIPEAAHVLPR; encoded by the coding sequence GTGACCGCAGACTCCACGACCGGCGCCCGCGCCGGAGCCCGGAGCACCTGCCGGCTCACCGCCCTTTTCGCCTCCGACGACCGGACGGCGCTCGGTGCGCTGCGCGCTGTCCAGGAGACCGGCCCGGTGAGCCACGACGGCATCGACGACATTCCCGAGGCCGCACACGTCCTGCCCCGCTGA
- a CDS encoding 4Fe-4S domain-containing protein has protein sequence MSDERLQDGWYVDGRCTNCDVARQLAPGLIGEVDGRSAVLRQPRDETEVRRFHAAANACPTRSIRPPAGRLDAALDPFPMALDDTVLLCGHNSPHTAGANSYLLRRPDGTAMLVDTPRWSTQLAAHYEALGPVTDVLLTHRDHAAHGRRYADRLGARLWIHEGDLDAAPDADRVLHGTDPAEIADGVIAHPLPGHTRGSVVFVADEQYCFSGDSFYWSRGTGDIEVAESVTWYSIGELAASLDRTAGRLRFEWLLPGHGDRQHLPADDMAERLRLLTLRARELQPRPVDLTAVRW, from the coding sequence ATGAGCGACGAACGCTTACAGGACGGCTGGTACGTGGACGGGCGGTGCACGAACTGCGACGTCGCCCGGCAGCTGGCCCCCGGTCTGATCGGTGAGGTGGACGGCCGCTCGGCCGTCCTGCGCCAGCCTCGCGACGAGACCGAGGTCCGCCGGTTCCATGCCGCCGCGAACGCCTGTCCCACCCGCTCGATCCGGCCGCCGGCCGGACGGCTGGACGCGGCACTGGATCCCTTCCCGATGGCCCTGGACGACACCGTGCTCCTGTGCGGGCACAACTCCCCGCACACCGCCGGGGCCAACTCCTACCTGCTGCGCCGTCCCGACGGCACCGCGATGCTGGTGGACACACCTCGTTGGAGTACACAACTGGCCGCGCACTACGAGGCGTTGGGCCCCGTGACCGACGTCCTGCTCACCCACCGCGACCATGCGGCACACGGCCGCCGGTACGCCGACCGCCTCGGCGCCCGGCTGTGGATCCACGAGGGCGACCTCGATGCGGCCCCCGACGCCGACCGTGTGCTGCACGGCACCGATCCGGCGGAGATCGCCGACGGGGTGATCGCCCATCCGCTGCCCGGGCACACCCGGGGCAGCGTCGTCTTCGTCGCGGACGAGCAGTACTGCTTCAGCGGCGACAGCTTCTACTGGTCGCGCGGCACGGGAGACATCGAGGTGGCCGAGAGTGTCACCTGGTACTCCATCGGTGAGCTGGCGGCCTCCCTGGACCGGACGGCCGGACGGCTGCGGTTCGAGTGGCTGCTGCCGGGCCACGGCGACCGGCAGCACCTTCCTGCCGACGACATGGCCGAGCGGCTACGGCTGCTGACCCTGCGAGCCCGCGAACTGCAGCCCCGGCCCGTCGACTTGACGGCGGTGCGCTGGTGA
- a CDS encoding GNAT family N-acetyltransferase, giving the protein MTITCAWRGDFDDAALEALHADGFGHPAGPGGRRARLERHSLGRVRARQDGALVGFVNVARDGAGHAFVLDTVVARGHRGLGIGAGLVAAAAQGARAARCTWLHVDFEDHLGPFYLDACGFRRTAAGLLAL; this is encoded by the coding sequence GTGACGATCACCTGCGCCTGGCGGGGCGACTTCGACGACGCGGCCCTCGAGGCCCTGCACGCCGACGGCTTCGGGCACCCCGCAGGCCCGGGCGGCCGGCGTGCGCGGCTGGAACGGCACAGCCTCGGCCGGGTCCGTGCCCGGCAGGACGGCGCGTTGGTCGGATTCGTCAACGTCGCCCGGGACGGCGCGGGGCACGCCTTCGTCCTGGACACGGTGGTCGCCCGGGGCCACCGGGGCCTGGGTATCGGCGCCGGGCTCGTCGCGGCGGCAGCCCAAGGGGCCCGCGCCGCCCGCTGCACATGGCTGCACGTCGACTTCGAGGACCACCTGGGTCCGTTCTACCTGGACGCCTGCGGATTCCGGCGGACGGCGGCCGGTCTGCTCGCCCTGTGA
- a CDS encoding LysR family transcriptional regulator — protein MDLLQLRYFQTVARYEHISRAAEELRIAQPSLSRTIARLEGELGCPLFDRQGRRIRLNAYGAMFLRHVDRALSELEDGRRALGDARDTGLGRVGVASETLLTITHLLGSFRAAYPRADVRLHQSDAEEMERRLRAGEVDFCVASQPLAGPQFDAVELLREEVLLAVPLGHRLDGRERVAIRELVDEPFVTTRPGNWQRTLLDRLFAAEGLTPTLSCEGDEPGATQDMISAGLGIGLIPAMSRRLGTQSLVPVGWVRVDAPDCSRTLSLVWSRDTYLSEAALRFREFTTSRPFMTHRLPDPHHGRR, from the coding sequence GTGGATCTTCTTCAGTTGCGCTACTTCCAGACCGTCGCCCGGTACGAGCACATCAGCCGTGCCGCCGAGGAGTTACGGATCGCCCAGCCCTCGCTCAGCCGGACCATCGCGCGGCTGGAAGGCGAGCTGGGCTGCCCGCTCTTCGACCGGCAGGGGCGCCGTATCCGGCTCAACGCGTACGGCGCGATGTTCCTGCGCCATGTCGACCGCGCCCTGAGCGAACTCGAGGACGGCCGCAGGGCGCTGGGCGACGCGCGCGACACCGGGCTCGGCCGGGTCGGCGTGGCCTCCGAGACCCTGCTGACCATCACCCATCTCCTCGGCAGTTTCCGGGCCGCGTATCCACGTGCCGACGTCCGCCTCCACCAGTCCGACGCCGAGGAGATGGAGCGCCGGCTCCGGGCCGGCGAGGTCGACTTCTGCGTCGCCTCACAGCCGCTCGCCGGCCCGCAGTTCGACGCCGTCGAGCTGCTCCGTGAGGAGGTGCTGCTCGCCGTTCCGCTCGGGCACCGGCTCGACGGGCGCGAGCGCGTGGCGATCCGCGAACTCGTCGACGAGCCGTTCGTCACCACGCGCCCCGGCAACTGGCAACGGACCCTGCTCGACCGGCTGTTCGCGGCCGAGGGGCTGACTCCCACGCTGTCCTGCGAGGGCGACGAGCCCGGCGCCACCCAGGACATGATCAGCGCCGGGCTCGGCATCGGGCTGATCCCGGCGATGTCCCGCCGGCTCGGCACGCAGAGCCTGGTCCCGGTCGGCTGGGTGCGCGTGGACGCACCCGACTGCTCTCGTACGCTCTCCCTGGTGTGGAGCCGCGACACGTACCTCTCCGAAGCAGCCCTGAGATTCCGTGAGTTCACCACCAGCAGGCCCTTCATGACCCACCGGCTGCCGGACCCGCACCACGGACGCCGCTGA
- a CDS encoding MMPL family transporter, protein MFRRIGNTVVRHPVWTIVAWLLAAVAIVATAPGLPSNSDESSFLPKSYESIKAADIQEKAFPSAFTPSAIALYQRTDGGRLTAADRKDIARITTELGNKHIDQVQKVVPGPPSKDGKYAMTLVQMDSKNAGQPKQADAAKVLRDDVKQLAGGTHLDVKLGGSAAQALDQQDSSKRGQALIGIGTFAIILVTLLIIFRAPILAVLPLVLIGLVAAIANGLIAYATKLFDLQANSSVSSILIVVLFGVGTDYFLFLMFRYRERLRAGDEPKQAMINAVGRVGEAIASAAGAVIIAFLALVLSTLGFLKQMGPALAIAVGATLVAGLTLIPAVVSLIGPKVFWPSKSWQREPDNARFAALGRGVQRRPALTAAVSGIVLVVLSLGTLGYKATFDLASGSMPKTKESMVVQDQMQHAYSAGAAAPTDVYLSSTDGKPLDKSAFTTYAQKLGAVDGVANARMTQVNRDGTTADFTVTLKYEASTDKAIDAVGRVRGVAHTDAPQGTKAVVGGMSSIYKDINTAVNHDYRTVFPVAAALIMIILGLLLRSVVAPWYLIASVGLGFGATLGATVWIFQQGEGHSGLMFMLPVIMYLFVVAIGTDYNILMIARLREEAREGRDPREAAGMALRHAGPTVAAAGFILAATFATMMLAGNSLLTEMGFAVSFGIIVAAFVMAMFFTPSLTALIGHAAWWPGHGDRVEEPAAGPATGGYGVAGPGQDTRAHDPAGRRN, encoded by the coding sequence ATGTTCCGACGTATTGGCAACACCGTCGTCCGACATCCCGTCTGGACGATCGTGGCATGGCTGTTAGCCGCAGTGGCGATCGTCGCCACTGCTCCGGGTCTGCCCTCGAACAGTGACGAGAGCAGCTTTCTGCCCAAGAGTTACGAATCCATCAAAGCGGCCGACATACAGGAGAAGGCGTTCCCCAGCGCCTTCACCCCGTCGGCGATCGCGCTGTACCAGCGCACCGACGGCGGCAGGCTGACCGCCGCCGACCGGAAGGACATCGCCCGGATCACCACCGAGCTGGGCAACAAGCACATCGACCAGGTGCAGAAGGTCGTCCCCGGCCCGCCGTCGAAGGACGGCAAGTACGCCATGACCCTGGTCCAGATGGACAGCAAGAACGCCGGTCAGCCCAAACAGGCCGACGCCGCCAAGGTGTTGCGCGACGACGTCAAGCAACTGGCCGGGGGCACGCATCTCGACGTCAAGCTCGGCGGCTCCGCCGCGCAGGCCCTCGACCAACAGGACTCGTCCAAGCGAGGTCAGGCGCTGATCGGGATCGGCACCTTCGCGATCATCCTGGTCACTCTGCTGATCATATTCCGGGCGCCGATCCTGGCCGTCCTGCCGCTGGTGCTCATCGGCCTGGTCGCGGCCATCGCCAACGGGTTGATCGCGTACGCCACCAAGTTGTTCGACCTCCAGGCCAACAGTTCGGTCTCGTCGATCCTGATCGTCGTGCTCTTCGGCGTGGGTACGGACTACTTCCTGTTCCTGATGTTCCGCTACCGCGAACGCCTGCGCGCCGGTGACGAGCCCAAGCAGGCCATGATCAACGCGGTCGGACGGGTCGGCGAGGCCATCGCCTCGGCCGCCGGTGCCGTCATCATCGCCTTCCTGGCGCTGGTGCTGTCCACGCTGGGCTTCCTCAAGCAGATGGGCCCTGCGCTCGCCATCGCGGTCGGCGCCACCCTGGTCGCCGGTCTCACCCTGATCCCGGCCGTGGTCTCGCTCATCGGGCCGAAGGTCTTCTGGCCGTCGAAGTCCTGGCAGCGGGAGCCGGACAACGCCCGGTTCGCGGCCCTCGGCCGTGGTGTGCAGCGGCGCCCGGCGCTGACCGCCGCGGTCTCCGGGATTGTCCTGGTCGTGCTGTCGCTGGGCACCCTCGGCTACAAGGCCACCTTCGACCTCGCGTCGGGCTCCATGCCCAAGACCAAGGAGTCCATGGTCGTCCAGGACCAGATGCAGCACGCGTACTCGGCGGGCGCCGCCGCACCCACCGACGTCTACCTGTCGAGCACCGACGGCAAACCGCTCGACAAGTCGGCCTTCACCACGTACGCGCAGAAGCTCGGCGCCGTGGACGGGGTCGCGAACGCCCGTATGACCCAGGTGAACCGGGACGGCACCACCGCCGACTTCACCGTCACGCTCAAGTACGAGGCGTCGACGGACAAGGCGATCGACGCGGTGGGCAGGGTGCGTGGCGTGGCCCATACCGATGCCCCTCAGGGCACCAAGGCCGTCGTCGGTGGCATGTCCTCGATCTACAAGGACATCAACACCGCGGTGAACCACGACTACAGGACGGTCTTCCCGGTCGCGGCCGCCCTCATCATGATCATCCTGGGCCTGCTGCTGCGCAGCGTGGTCGCCCCCTGGTACCTGATCGCCTCGGTGGGCCTCGGCTTCGGTGCCACCCTCGGCGCCACCGTGTGGATCTTCCAGCAGGGGGAGGGGCACTCGGGGCTGATGTTCATGCTCCCGGTGATCATGTATCTGTTCGTGGTCGCCATCGGTACCGACTACAACATCCTCATGATCGCCCGGCTCCGCGAGGAGGCCCGTGAGGGCCGCGATCCGCGCGAGGCGGCCGGTATGGCGCTCAGGCACGCCGGACCGACCGTCGCCGCGGCCGGCTTCATCCTGGCGGCGACCTTCGCCACGATGATGCTGGCGGGCAACTCGCTGCTCACGGAGATGGGTTTCGCTGTCTCCTTCGGCATCATCGTCGCCGCCTTCGTCATGGCGATGTTCTTCACCCCGAGCCTGACCGCGCTGATCGGCCACGCTGCGTGGTGGCCCGGCCACGGGGACCGGGTCGAGGAGCCGGCGGCCGGCCCGGCCACCGGTGGCTACGGAGTCGCCGGTCCGGGCCAGGACACCCGCGCCCACGATCCGGCGGGGCGCCGCAACTAG
- a CDS encoding 5-carboxymethyl-2-hydroxymuconate Delta-isomerase — translation MPHLTIDYSSHLTGTFDPADLVKELHPLVVEESGTTGVCKTLLRPAETYVGDRRSGEAAFVHVEVGLMPGRPEALKARLSEGVLALLEKHLRVAGVPAEAVLSVEVRDLAGSYRLSPSVR, via the coding sequence ATGCCGCACCTCACCATCGACTACTCCTCCCACCTGACCGGCACCTTCGACCCGGCCGACCTGGTCAAGGAGCTGCACCCGCTCGTGGTCGAGGAGTCCGGCACCACAGGTGTGTGCAAAACGCTGCTGCGCCCGGCCGAGACGTACGTCGGCGACCGGCGGAGCGGGGAGGCGGCCTTCGTGCACGTGGAAGTGGGGTTGATGCCCGGCCGCCCGGAGGCGCTCAAGGCCCGGCTGTCCGAGGGGGTCCTGGCGCTGCTGGAGAAGCACCTGCGCGTTGCGGGCGTCCCCGCGGAGGCGGTCCTCTCGGTGGAGGTACGGGACCTCGCGGGCTCCTACCGGCTGTCGCCGTCCGTGCGCTGA
- a CDS encoding MMPL family transporter — MASLLYRLGRGAVRHRRAVLAAWLLVLAAVVTCVIALGGTTDDEFTVPGSQAQSAMDTLKRELPPAAGTSAQIVFGAPRGHTVTEPRYADAISATMAEADKAPQVVGVTDPVRSKLISPDRTTALGQVRYQVDRAGLHGDSLSALERTTRTAKDCGLTVEVGGSAYGSSKSTGHTKELMGVAVALVVLTITFGSLFAAGMPLLTAVTGVAVTLLGLSALTGALTISSTAPSLASMLGLAVGIDYALFILSRHRSQLATGMDSEESAARATATAGSAVVFAGLTVIIALCGLAVVGIPFLTVMGVAGAAAVLVAVGVSTTVLPALMGFAGERLRPKPGSRAARRERVAHGGESSTLGERWGRIAVRRPLLTLAAVLIGLLTLALPARDLHLALPDNGSAPAASGQRQAYDTVAQKFGPGFNGPLLVLADTSHADSSQQATAALVRDLKATDGVATVGAPQLLRHANGAVIQVVPRTGPSDERTRSLVERIRDEAPDWREQTGAEVSVTGTTAVNIDVSDRLAGSLAPFALVVVGLSLVLLLLVLRSVVVPLKAGLGFLLSVAATFGAVVAVFEWGWLANALGVTQTGPVVSILPILVMAVLFGLAMDYEMFMVSRMREAYVHGAGPREAVLAGSRHASRVVTAAALIMFAVFASFVPGGSTMLKPIAFALAAGVLIDAFVVRMTLVPAVLALVGRAGWWLPRWLDRLLPDLDVEGERLAERPFPTAPMPPVSTGAP; from the coding sequence ATGGCTTCCCTGCTCTACCGGCTCGGCCGTGGTGCCGTCCGGCACCGACGGGCGGTGCTCGCCGCCTGGCTGCTGGTGCTGGCCGCGGTGGTCACCTGCGTGATCGCACTCGGCGGCACGACCGACGACGAGTTCACCGTCCCGGGCTCGCAGGCCCAGAGCGCGATGGACACCCTCAAGCGCGAACTGCCCCCGGCCGCGGGCACCAGTGCCCAGATCGTCTTCGGCGCGCCCCGGGGTCACACCGTCACCGAACCGCGGTACGCCGACGCGATCAGCGCGACCATGGCCGAGGCCGACAAGGCGCCACAGGTCGTCGGCGTCACGGACCCGGTGCGCAGCAAGCTGATATCCCCGGACCGCACGACGGCGCTCGGTCAGGTCCGCTACCAGGTCGACCGGGCCGGCCTGCACGGCGACAGCCTGTCCGCGCTGGAGCGGACCACGCGCACCGCCAAGGACTGCGGACTCACGGTCGAGGTAGGCGGATCCGCCTACGGCAGCAGCAAGAGCACCGGGCACACCAAGGAACTCATGGGCGTGGCCGTCGCTCTCGTCGTCCTCACGATCACCTTCGGCTCGCTGTTCGCCGCGGGCATGCCCCTGCTGACGGCCGTCACCGGGGTGGCCGTCACCCTGCTGGGCCTGTCGGCGCTGACCGGGGCCCTGACCATCTCCAGCACCGCGCCCTCGCTGGCCTCGATGCTGGGCCTGGCGGTCGGCATCGACTACGCGCTGTTCATCCTCTCCCGGCACCGCTCCCAGCTCGCCACCGGCATGGACAGCGAGGAGTCGGCGGCCCGGGCCACCGCGACCGCCGGCAGCGCGGTCGTCTTCGCCGGCCTGACCGTGATCATCGCGCTGTGCGGACTGGCCGTCGTAGGCATCCCGTTCCTCACCGTCATGGGGGTGGCCGGAGCCGCCGCCGTCCTCGTCGCGGTGGGTGTGTCCACCACGGTCCTGCCGGCCCTGATGGGGTTCGCGGGCGAGCGGCTGCGGCCGAAACCGGGCTCCCGTGCCGCCCGCCGCGAGCGGGTCGCCCACGGCGGCGAGTCCAGCACCCTGGGCGAACGCTGGGGCAGGATCGCCGTACGCCGCCCCCTGCTCACCCTTGCGGCCGTACTGATCGGCCTGCTGACCCTCGCCCTTCCTGCCCGCGACCTGCACCTGGCGCTGCCCGACAACGGCTCCGCCCCGGCGGCCAGCGGCCAGCGCCAGGCGTACGACACCGTCGCGCAGAAGTTCGGTCCCGGCTTCAACGGGCCGCTCCTCGTCCTTGCGGACACCTCGCACGCCGACAGCTCTCAGCAGGCCACGGCCGCCCTGGTACGGGATCTGAAGGCCACCGACGGTGTCGCCACGGTGGGCGCGCCACAGCTCCTGAGGCACGCGAACGGCGCCGTCATCCAGGTTGTGCCCAGGACGGGCCCCTCCGACGAGCGGACCAGGAGCCTCGTCGAGCGCATCCGTGACGAGGCACCCGACTGGCGCGAGCAGACCGGGGCCGAGGTGTCGGTCACGGGCACGACCGCCGTGAACATCGACGTCTCCGACCGGCTGGCCGGCTCGCTCGCCCCGTTCGCCCTGGTCGTGGTCGGCCTGTCGTTGGTGTTGCTGCTGCTCGTCCTCCGCTCGGTGGTGGTGCCGTTGAAGGCCGGCCTCGGCTTCCTGCTCTCGGTGGCGGCCACGTTCGGCGCGGTCGTGGCCGTGTTCGAGTGGGGGTGGCTCGCGAACGCGCTGGGCGTCACCCAGACCGGGCCGGTCGTCAGCATCCTGCCCATCCTGGTGATGGCGGTGCTGTTCGGACTCGCCATGGACTACGAGATGTTCATGGTCAGCCGCATGCGTGAGGCGTACGTCCACGGTGCCGGACCCCGCGAGGCGGTCCTGGCCGGCTCCCGCCACGCCTCCCGGGTGGTGACCGCCGCCGCGCTGATCATGTTCGCGGTGTTCGCGAGCTTCGTGCCCGGTGGCAGCACCATGCTCAAGCCGATCGCCTTCGCCCTCGCGGCCGGTGTCCTCATCGACGCCTTCGTGGTCCGCATGACGCTGGTCCCGGCGGTCCTCGCCCTCGTGGGCCGCGCCGGCTGGTGGCTGCCCCGGTGGCTCGACCGCCTGCTGCCCGACCTCGACGTCGAGGGGGAACGGCTCGCCGAGCGCCCCTTCCCCACAGCACCGATGCCCCCCGTGTCCACGGGGGCACCCTGA
- a CDS encoding TetR/AcrR family transcriptional regulator produces the protein MSEQVTRETEPGRRDRKKAATRRTLLQTATRMFAERGYQETTVKDIAAAAGVTERTFFRYFPSKEDLVFAEILDFVPLVRQEIPRRPPGEPPLTAVLNSLLAAAAGIDGGLAILFVGAPPRALTGQTRRTHVLTDFEDGIAAALTERLAAFAPQEPPCRRDLRASVLARASVAAVRSALLIHTRDHARGDGEAGSPALEDFRTLLEEAFAVLRAQDGEA, from the coding sequence GTGAGCGAGCAGGTGACACGGGAGACCGAACCGGGGCGGCGGGACCGGAAGAAGGCCGCCACCCGCAGGACCCTGCTCCAGACGGCGACCCGGATGTTCGCCGAGCGCGGCTACCAGGAGACGACGGTCAAGGACATTGCGGCGGCCGCCGGTGTCACCGAGCGCACGTTCTTCCGCTACTTCCCCTCGAAGGAAGACCTCGTCTTCGCCGAGATCCTCGACTTCGTACCGCTGGTGCGACAGGAGATCCCGCGCCGGCCACCCGGCGAGCCGCCCCTGACCGCCGTACTCAACAGCCTGCTCGCGGCCGCGGCCGGGATCGACGGCGGTCTCGCCATCCTCTTCGTCGGCGCACCGCCCCGCGCTCTGACCGGCCAGACCCGGCGCACCCATGTCCTGACCGATTTCGAGGACGGCATCGCCGCGGCCCTCACCGAGCGCCTGGCCGCTTTCGCCCCCCAAGAGCCGCCCTGCCGACGGGATCTGCGCGCCTCGGTGCTGGCCCGGGCCTCCGTGGCCGCCGTGCGCAGCGCCCTGCTGATCCACACACGGGACCACGCCCGGGGCGACGGGGAGGCCGGTTCACCCGCACTGGAGGACTTCCGCACGCTGCTGGAAGAGGCGTTCGCCGTCCTGCGTGCGCAGGACGGCGAAGCGTAA
- a CDS encoding COG1470 family protein encodes MTPSAASSGPGAPGLDIAAVTVTPGGTASTSLTVRNDSDIVEAYTLEVVGDCAAWTTVEPARVSLYPGTSETVTIRLAPPRSPEVRAGDVPLGVRVLPAEHPESVTVPETTVHIEAFHELRTEVLPRRRRGWLRGRYRLAVRNEGNTPAQVSFTPEQAGEELKFSFTPGQLALEPGESAETSLRVRTGKPVWFGKPVVWPFTVRATDAVEQEEAERPGALVRPPLEAEFVQIPIFPKWLLALLAALIALLLAWFALVRPAVRSAAKQAANEVVQPRPTPGGSQNGQSPGTGSGKGSGSPQGGQGANPAGGTGGDNPGGTGSGAGQQSSTTIDVQTSGGGDKTGTYVVPKGKIFGITDIVVANFQGDEGVLTITFGDRKITTIALETFRNQDYHWVTPIKIPEDATVTMNVTCAKPGTPATGRQATQCHEVLNVSGVLSDVTR; translated from the coding sequence GTGACGCCATCTGCAGCCTCTTCCGGTCCCGGAGCCCCCGGTCTCGACATCGCCGCCGTGACGGTGACGCCGGGCGGTACCGCCTCCACCAGTCTGACCGTCCGCAACGACAGCGACATCGTCGAGGCGTACACCTTGGAGGTCGTGGGCGACTGTGCGGCCTGGACCACCGTGGAACCCGCGCGGGTCTCGCTCTACCCCGGCACCTCCGAGACGGTGACGATCCGCCTCGCCCCGCCGCGCTCCCCGGAGGTCCGTGCGGGCGATGTGCCGCTGGGTGTCCGGGTGTTGCCGGCCGAGCACCCCGAATCGGTCACGGTGCCCGAGACCACGGTGCACATCGAGGCGTTCCACGAGCTGCGCACCGAGGTGCTCCCGCGCCGTCGACGCGGCTGGCTGCGGGGCCGCTACCGGCTGGCCGTCCGTAACGAGGGCAACACTCCGGCCCAGGTGTCCTTCACGCCGGAACAGGCCGGGGAGGAGCTGAAGTTCAGCTTCACTCCCGGTCAACTGGCCCTTGAGCCCGGCGAATCGGCGGAGACCAGTCTGCGGGTGCGCACCGGCAAACCGGTCTGGTTCGGCAAGCCGGTGGTCTGGCCATTCACCGTGCGTGCCACCGACGCAGTGGAGCAGGAGGAGGCCGAGCGGCCCGGAGCCCTCGTACGTCCGCCGCTCGAGGCGGAGTTCGTCCAGATCCCGATCTTCCCCAAGTGGCTGCTGGCGCTGCTTGCCGCGCTCATCGCCCTGCTCCTGGCCTGGTTCGCGCTGGTCCGCCCGGCGGTGCGCAGCGCCGCCAAGCAGGCGGCCAACGAGGTGGTCCAGCCTCGCCCGACACCCGGCGGCAGTCAGAACGGGCAGTCCCCCGGCACCGGTTCGGGCAAGGGCTCCGGATCCCCGCAGGGCGGCCAGGGCGCGAACCCGGCAGGGGGCACCGGCGGTGACAACCCCGGCGGCACGGGGTCCGGGGCCGGGCAGCAGAGTTCGACCACCATCGACGTACAGACGTCCGGCGGGGGGGACAAGACGGGGACCTATGTGGTCCCGAAGGGCAAGATCTTCGGCATCACGGACATCGTCGTCGCCAACTTCCAGGGCGACGAGGGGGTCTTGACCATCACGTTCGGCGACCGGAAGATCACCACGATCGCACTGGAGACCTTCCGCAACCAGGACTACCACTGGGTCACCCCCATCAAGATCCCCGAGGACGCCACCGTCACCATGAACGTGACCTGCGCGAAGCCGGGGACACCGGCAACCGGCAGGCAGGCGACGCAGTGTCATGAGGTCCTGAATGTCAGTGGCGTGCTCAGCGACGTCACGCGGTGA